In Thalassophryne amazonica chromosome 14, fThaAma1.1, whole genome shotgun sequence, one DNA window encodes the following:
- the LOC117525377 gene encoding indian hedgehog B protein-like, protein MRISFLLLTASLCASVLLFTPASEGCGPGRGYGKRRLPKKLTPLAYKQFSPNVAEKTLGASGRPEGKITRNSERFKELTPNYNTDIIFKDEENTGADRLMTQRCKDKLNSLAISVMNMWPGVKLRVTEGWDEDGHHSEDSLHYEGRAVDITTSDRDRNKYAMLARLAVEAGFDWVYYESKAHIHCSVKSEHSVAAKTGGCFPGDATVLLEGGATKQIRDLHPGDRVLASSSTDGQGPLLYSPVLSFLDRQPNVTKTFYIIRTNAGLNITLTAAHLVFVADCPGELSRSRSAEAAEVPFVGSTQRGGPSSAGVAGLRTVFASDVRPGQCVLASRGKAGSEFTLSVVTYVAVQRSTGLFAPLTQHGSIVVNGVLASCYAALDMHHLAHWVMAPLRFFYSLMGPSEPQVDGLHWYPKLLQRVGQSLLDPQHFHPWGIEQEHR, encoded by the exons ATGCGGATCTCCTTCCTCCTTCTCACCGCCTCTCTGTGTGCCTCGGTCCTCCTCTTCACACCTGCCTCGGAGGGCTGCGGGCCGGGGAGGGGGTACGGCAAGAGGCGCCTCCCGAAGAAGCTCACCCCGCTCGCCTACAAGCAATTCAGCCCGAACGTGGCCGAGAAGACGCTCGGAGCCAGCGGGCGGCCCGAGGGCAAAATCACGCGCAATTCCGAGCGCTTCAAAGAACTGACGCCCAACTACAACACAGACATTATCTTCAAGGATGAGGAGAACACGGGCGCCGACAGACTCATGACTCAG CGTTGTAAAGACAAGTTAAACTCTCTGGCCATCTCTGTGATGAACATGTGGCCGGGTGTTAAACTAAGAGTGACTGAGGGCTGGGACGAGGACGGTCACCACTCAGAGGACTCACTGCACTACGAGGGACGAGCCGTCGACATCACCACCTCAGACAG GGACAGAAACAAGTATGCAATGTTGGCACGGTTGGCTGTAGAAGCCGGATTTGACTGGGTCTACTACGAGTCCAAAGCTCACATTCACTGCAGTGTGAAGTCAG AACATTCTGTGGCAGCAAAAACTGGCGGCTGTTTCCCCGGCGATGCTACAGTTCTCCTCGAGGGCGGAGCTACTAAACAGATACGTGACCTTCACCCCGGCGATCGTGTCCTTGCTTCCTCATCCACAGATGGCCAGGGTCCACTTCTTTACAGCCCCGTCTTATCTTTTCTGGATCGCCAGCCCAATGTCACAAAGACCTTTTATATCATCAGAACCAACGCAGGACTAAACATTACGCTCACCGCTGCACATCTCGTCTTTGTCGCCGACTGCCCCGGTGAGTTGAGCAGGTCGAGGTCAGCAGAGGCTGCTGAAGTTCCCTTTGTAGGTTCCACACAGCGGGGCGGGCCGAGCTCTGCGGGTGTAGCAGGTTTGAGAACAGTTTTTGCCAGTGATGTTCGGCCGGGACAGTGTGTACTCGCATCGCGGGGAAAAGCAGGATCGGAATTCACCCTGTCCGTTGTGACGTATGTGGCGGTGCAAAGGAGCACCGGGTTGTTTGCCCCGCTAACCCAGCACGGGTCTATCGTGGTGAACGGTGTGCTGGCATCCTGCTACGCTGCTCTGGACATGCACCATTTGGCCCACTGGGTCATGGCCCCACTGCGATTCTTCTACAGCCTGATGGGACCTTCAGAACCACAGGTGGACGGGCTGCACTGGTACCCCAAGCTTCTGCAGAGGGTGGGGCAAAGCCTGCTGGATCCCCAACACTTCCACCCCTGGGGAATTGAGCAAGAACACAGATAG